A genomic region of Chloracidobacterium sp. contains the following coding sequences:
- a CDS encoding transglycosylase SLT domain-containing protein, whose amino-acid sequence MVRYIISCLILLAVIAASAAYFFPPYWVHRYDDLISRHARVYRLDERLVWSIIYEETYFRSWKRGAADEIGLMQVTPTVAREWARGTGFREYERQATENVAEFIGDPERNIQAGCWYLERLREPYRGRPAETAMTLAAYNAGPSRVEEWTRDTDAATVSETDFVSRIGIASTQNYVVSILARYRE is encoded by the coding sequence ATGGTCAGATATATTATCTCGTGCCTGATCCTTCTTGCCGTGATAGCGGCCTCGGCAGCTTACTTTTTTCCGCCTTACTGGGTTCACCGCTACGACGATCTCATTTCGCGTCACGCCCGTGTCTATCGGCTGGATGAGCGCCTTGTCTGGAGCATCATCTACGAGGAAACCTATTTTCGATCATGGAAGCGTGGAGCCGCCGATGAGATCGGGTTGATGCAAGTCACCCCGACGGTCGCCCGCGAGTGGGCGCGAGGGACGGGCTTTCGTGAATATGAGCGACAGGCGACCGAGAACGTTGCCGAATTCATTGGCGACCCCGAGCGAAATATCCAGGCCGGGTGCTGGTATCTCGAACGGCTTCGTGAACCGTATCGCGGCCGTCCTGCCGAAACGGCTATGACGCTGGCCGCATATAACGCCGGCCCGAGCCGTGTCGAGGAATGGACCCGCGATACCGACGCGGCAACCGTTTCAGAAACAGATTTTGTGTCCCGCATCGGTATCGCATCGACGCAGAATTACGTGGTCTCGATACTCGCACGCTATCGCGAGTAG
- a CDS encoding amidohydrolase family protein: protein MQIIAADHVIPISEPPIRDGAVAFDADVITAVGRRDDIARQFPSAEIEDFGEAAILPGFINCHSHLEITSMRGALDEVEHDFKAWLLRLTALREAMSDGDIEASALAGAIEGVRAGVTCFGDIGRMGPAGLNALKRAGLRGIVYQETEFSPDNATAADDLANLIAKYEALAVDATDLVTVGLSPHSPYTVGSALFEMIAQFSIIERVPLSIHVAESAHEDELLRKGTGFFAGVYEKFGLEWQSPLCSPVEYLERLGVLAAKPLLVHCVYASGPDIERIAANRARIAHCPRSNAKFGHGWAPFEAFLDAGIAVGIGSDSVASNNVCDILGESRFAALAARNRPGSARMISAREALEAATLGGARALDLDAKIGTLEPGKQADFAVVSLEHSAQRPVNDIHAALVFSSNARDVIRTVVAGRSVDPDSLSVTLQQSEAH, encoded by the coding sequence GTGCAGATCATTGCAGCCGATCACGTCATACCCATTTCCGAGCCGCCTATACGGGACGGGGCCGTGGCTTTCGACGCTGATGTTATCACCGCGGTAGGGCGGCGAGATGATATTGCCCGTCAATTTCCGTCAGCCGAGATCGAGGACTTTGGCGAAGCCGCGATCCTGCCGGGATTTATCAACTGCCATTCGCATCTTGAGATCACATCGATGCGCGGCGCACTCGATGAGGTCGAGCACGATTTCAAGGCCTGGCTTCTGAGGCTGACGGCCCTGCGCGAAGCGATGAGCGATGGCGATATCGAGGCGTCCGCGCTTGCCGGCGCTATCGAGGGAGTTCGCGCGGGCGTTACCTGTTTCGGTGACATCGGCCGTATGGGACCAGCGGGACTGAATGCACTGAAGCGGGCCGGGCTGCGCGGGATAGTCTATCAGGAAACCGAGTTCTCGCCGGACAACGCGACAGCGGCGGACGATCTCGCCAATCTTATTGCCAAATACGAAGCTCTTGCCGTAGATGCAACGGACTTGGTCACTGTTGGGCTGTCACCGCACTCGCCCTATACGGTCGGTTCTGCTTTGTTTGAGATGATCGCTCAGTTCTCGATCATCGAGCGTGTGCCGCTATCGATCCATGTGGCGGAATCGGCCCATGAGGACGAATTGCTGCGAAAGGGGACCGGTTTCTTTGCCGGCGTGTATGAGAAGTTTGGCCTTGAGTGGCAGAGCCCGCTGTGTTCGCCCGTCGAGTATCTCGAACGCCTCGGCGTGTTGGCCGCCAAGCCCTTGTTGGTCCATTGTGTGTATGCGTCCGGTCCTGATATCGAACGCATAGCCGCCAACAGGGCACGTATTGCGCACTGCCCAAGATCAAACGCGAAATTCGGTCACGGCTGGGCGCCATTCGAGGCGTTCCTCGACGCCGGCATCGCGGTAGGTATCGGCAGTGACTCGGTTGCGAGCAACAACGTCTGCGACATCCTGGGCGAATCACGCTTTGCGGCCCTCGCGGCTCGAAATCGCCCGGGCTCGGCCAGAATGATCTCCGCCCGAGAAGCCCTCGAGGCCGCAACGCTGGGTGGCGCCCGCGCCCTCGATCTCGATGCCAAGATCGGCACGCTTGAACCCGGGAAACAGGCCGACTTCGCGGTAGTATCGCTGGAACATTCCGCTCAAAGGCCCGTCAACGATATCCATGCGGCACTCGTGTTTTCCTCAAATGCACGAGATGTCATCAGGACCGTGGTGGCAGGCCGCAGCGTCGATCCGGACTCGTTATCGGTTACTTTACAGCAGTCTGAAGCTCACTGA
- a CDS encoding SCO family protein, with amino-acid sequence MRYITFALAAVLLTACGKAPESNSSGGSQKRYPLKGKVVSVDRSAKKAKIDHEAIEGYMPAMEMEFPIHEDWVWDELRPGAEVRAELVVDNTAKEPYWLEKIGIIAHAGPDQAQPPINDKFAQIGNPVPDFVLTNQDGKRISIKDFKGKALAITFIYARCPLPDYCIRMSTNFSDVANVLNKEPDPQKYALLSISFDPENDTPAKLRSYGLGYLGKGSTSLGIWQLAVGKDEEVRKIADFFGLRYETDANDKTQINHSLRTAIISPDGKVVKIFAGNEWSASELLSELQTAVK; translated from the coding sequence ATGCGTTATATCACCTTCGCCCTTGCCGCTGTATTGTTGACCGCATGCGGCAAAGCTCCTGAGTCTAATTCGTCCGGCGGTTCTCAGAAGCGTTATCCGCTGAAGGGCAAAGTTGTGTCTGTCGACAGGTCTGCAAAAAAGGCAAAGATCGATCACGAAGCGATCGAGGGCTATATGCCGGCGATGGAAATGGAGTTTCCGATACACGAAGACTGGGTATGGGATGAGCTAAGACCCGGAGCTGAGGTCCGTGCCGAACTCGTTGTGGATAACACCGCAAAAGAACCATATTGGCTGGAGAAGATCGGGATCATCGCCCACGCCGGCCCCGACCAGGCCCAGCCGCCGATAAATGACAAGTTTGCCCAAATTGGTAATCCGGTCCCGGACTTCGTGCTCACAAATCAGGACGGCAAACGTATCTCGATAAAGGATTTTAAGGGCAAGGCACTTGCGATCACATTCATTTATGCCCGTTGCCCGCTGCCTGATTACTGCATCAGAATGTCGACGAACTTCAGCGATGTGGCGAATGTTCTGAACAAAGAGCCCGATCCACAGAAATACGCCCTTCTCTCGATCTCATTTGATCCGGAGAATGATACACCGGCGAAGCTGAGGTCCTACGGGCTAGGCTATTTGGGCAAGGGTTCGACCAGCCTTGGCATCTGGCAACTCGCGGTCGGCAAGGATGAGGAAGTGCGAAAGATCGCCGACTTCTTTGGCCTTCGCTACGAGACAGATGCTAACGACAAGACGCAGATAAACCACAGCCTCCGCACCGCGATCATCAGCCCCGATGGCAAGGTCGTCAAGATATTCGCCGGCAACGAGTGGTCGGCCTCCGAACTCCTCAGTGAGCTTCAGACTGCTGTAAAGTAA
- a CDS encoding transglycosylase SLT domain-containing protein yields MYRFLASLLLAALLALNAAPQPREELQRPNEQSISAPNGEDMITHLRDAFREDTARFDSGNSGYRLAHLSDLAGQPARAIAWFHREAGLGKGLDGFALARSSRIARSSGNLLLERIYLEQLRTIGPDTELARASLDRLAENSLERSDPASASRLLTSGAATSMADGTYGSVNRKRTLLLAKAYVGLGRADDAVRLFTGLIDDDPPPQTPDDSSYDAVRALDQATAGTATQLTPEEHRRRANIYQFHRDLTPARRHFEALAGIDPASAAEAYLNIGRGYGQAGDYGEAVKWYERLLERNGNSPEAKDALLRLAGAYSRIGKVKESLARYQSFIDKYPSDASLDRAYLNPVDLLRDDANDTSALNWCERTATAFRGNAAEAVAVFSKARIHVSREEWQDALATLDSLAVMRDLGGTSLPGGTNAEEITFLRGVILEKLSRYGEAIDAYLSIPDGRDEYHGWRATQRLGAMYSAEASRAAAGEKIKMLVAGLQEKDIEARRKKAAALYRMAADNETREKALVALRTSFKLPARSPFTTPVKPKEAFADKTVEALVRVGAYSDAAVRLAAKSGDPASAEVFVRGDRADKALLSLEPLWAKVPPDTPLVLIPRDQLRMQYPAVYRKDLLAAVEKNGVDPRLVLSIMRQESRFAPHALSGAGARGLMQFLSTTATEVEREVDVQGFEQGDLYSPQIAILFGSQHIADLFRLFPGQPEAVVAAYNAGSDNTKRWLARSRSDDPSRYVSEIMFTQTKDYVYRVMANYRMYQMLYDDKLQPVGDPAAQDR; encoded by the coding sequence ATGTATCGCTTCCTGGCCTCGCTGCTTCTCGCCGCCCTGCTCGCGCTGAACGCGGCCCCGCAGCCGAGGGAAGAGCTGCAACGGCCCAACGAACAGTCGATAAGCGCGCCGAATGGCGAGGATATGATAACGCATCTGCGCGACGCCTTTCGTGAGGACACTGCCCGATTTGATTCAGGCAATAGCGGTTATCGTTTAGCACATCTCTCGGACCTTGCCGGCCAGCCGGCCCGTGCCATCGCATGGTTCCATCGTGAGGCCGGGCTTGGCAAGGGCCTGGACGGGTTTGCCTTGGCTCGATCTTCGCGGATCGCGCGTTCGAGCGGCAATCTCCTTCTCGAACGTATCTATCTTGAACAACTCAGGACCATAGGGCCCGACACGGAGTTGGCCCGCGCGTCGTTAGATCGGCTCGCGGAGAACTCTTTGGAACGAAGCGATCCGGCGTCAGCCTCCAGGCTCCTTACTTCAGGTGCAGCGACGTCCATGGCCGACGGCACATATGGGAGCGTGAATCGCAAGCGAACGCTGCTGTTGGCCAAGGCCTATGTTGGCCTTGGCAGAGCAGACGATGCCGTTCGGCTGTTCACCGGTCTGATCGACGACGATCCCCCACCGCAAACGCCCGATGATAGCTCGTATGACGCCGTCAGGGCCCTCGACCAGGCGACCGCCGGCACCGCGACGCAGCTTACACCCGAAGAACACCGCCGCCGCGCAAACATATACCAGTTTCACCGCGACCTGACGCCCGCCAGACGTCATTTTGAAGCATTGGCAGGCATCGATCCCGCATCCGCCGCGGAGGCATATCTCAATATCGGCCGGGGCTACGGCCAGGCCGGTGACTATGGCGAGGCCGTCAAATGGTATGAGCGTTTGCTGGAGCGAAACGGTAACAGCCCTGAGGCCAAGGATGCCCTCCTGAGGCTTGCCGGGGCGTATTCCCGGATCGGCAAGGTCAAGGAGTCGCTGGCCCGTTACCAGAGTTTTATCGATAAGTATCCGTCAGACGCATCGCTCGACCGCGCCTACCTGAACCCGGTCGACCTGCTCAGGGACGATGCCAACGATACGTCAGCGCTCAATTGGTGCGAACGCACGGCAACGGCGTTTCGCGGCAATGCTGCCGAGGCTGTCGCCGTGTTCTCCAAGGCCCGAATCCATGTCAGTCGAGAGGAATGGCAAGACGCCCTCGCGACGCTCGACAGCCTTGCTGTGATGCGTGATCTTGGCGGGACATCGCTCCCCGGCGGGACGAACGCGGAAGAGATCACTTTCCTGCGTGGCGTTATTCTCGAGAAACTCAGCCGTTACGGAGAGGCTATCGACGCCTACCTCTCGATACCGGACGGCCGTGACGAATACCACGGCTGGCGCGCCACGCAGCGGCTCGGTGCGATGTATTCCGCTGAGGCGTCAAGGGCCGCCGCGGGCGAAAAGATCAAAATGCTTGTCGCCGGTCTTCAGGAGAAGGACATTGAGGCCCGACGAAAAAAGGCTGCGGCCCTGTATCGAATGGCAGCCGACAATGAGACACGCGAGAAGGCGCTTGTTGCGCTGAGGACGTCGTTCAAGTTACCGGCGAGATCTCCGTTTACGACGCCGGTCAAGCCCAAGGAGGCCTTCGCGGACAAGACTGTCGAGGCGCTGGTACGTGTCGGGGCCTATTCGGACGCGGCCGTCAGGCTGGCGGCCAAATCAGGCGACCCAGCCAGCGCGGAGGTCTTCGTGCGGGGCGATCGGGCGGACAAGGCCCTTCTTAGCCTCGAACCGCTTTGGGCCAAGGTTCCACCTGATACGCCGCTGGTCTTGATCCCCCGCGACCAGTTGCGGATGCAGTATCCGGCCGTCTATCGCAAGGATCTGCTTGCTGCAGTTGAGAAGAATGGCGTTGACCCGCGCTTGGTCTTGTCGATAATGCGACAGGAGTCGCGCTTCGCTCCGCATGCTTTGTCCGGCGCCGGCGCGCGCGGGCTAATGCAGTTCCTCTCGACAACGGCCACCGAGGTGGAGCGTGAGGTTGATGTGCAGGGCTTTGAGCAAGGCGACCTTTACAGCCCGCAGATCGCGATCCTGTTTGGCTCGCAGCACATCGCTGACCTCTTCAGGCTTTTTCCGGGCCAGCCGGAAGCGGTCGTTGCAGCATACAATGCAGGCAGCGATAATACAAAAAGATGGCTCGCACGCTCGCGCTCAGATGATCCGTCGCGTTACGTCTCAGAGATAATGTTCACGCAGACAAAGGACTATGTTTACCGCGTGATGGCAAACTATCGCATGTATCAAATGCTCTATGACGACAAACTCCAGCCAGTCGGCGATCCGGCAGCTCAGGACAGATAA
- a CDS encoding nucleoside triphosphate pyrophosphohydrolase family protein has translation MNFAEYQSEASQTAHYPQRMSNLEYPTLGLAGEAGEVANVVKKIQRDHAGIINDEIRGRLKDELGDVLWYISACADELGLTLEEIAQFNVNKLAKRHNRAA, from the coding sequence ATGAACTTTGCAGAATATCAGTCTGAGGCCAGCCAGACGGCCCATTATCCCCAACGCATGTCGAATCTCGAATACCCGACGCTTGGCCTTGCAGGCGAGGCCGGCGAGGTCGCGAATGTCGTCAAAAAGATACAGCGCGATCACGCCGGGATCATCAATGACGAGATCCGAGGGCGGCTCAAGGACGAACTCGGCGATGTCCTATGGTACATCTCGGCATGTGCCGATGAACTCGGCCTGACGCTCGAGGAGATCGCCCAATTCAATGTCAACAAACTCGCAAAGCGTCATAACAGGGCGGCTTAG
- a CDS encoding dephospho-CoA kinase, producing the protein MLKLGLTGSIAVGKSFVVTVMRELGCHTLDADQTAREVVAKGTDGLAEIVSLFGKEVLTDSGELDRKRVGSIVFADEEKRELLNSIVHPRVLAVQDKWLSRVTRDDPDGIAVVDAALMIESGGYRRFDRIIVVWCLPEIQLQRLVMRDGLSEADAKRRIAAQMPQEEKKLFADYLIDTSKGFDETRRQTVALVRRLRDAKEGENVRP; encoded by the coding sequence GTGCTCAAGCTCGGTCTCACAGGCTCGATCGCGGTCGGCAAATCGTTTGTCGTCACGGTCATGCGCGAGCTCGGGTGCCATACGCTTGATGCCGACCAGACAGCTCGCGAGGTTGTCGCAAAAGGGACGGACGGGCTTGCCGAGATCGTCTCGCTGTTTGGCAAAGAAGTCTTGACCGATTCGGGCGAGCTTGATCGCAAACGCGTCGGCTCGATTGTGTTTGCCGATGAGGAAAAGCGCGAGTTGCTCAATTCGATCGTGCACCCGCGCGTTCTCGCCGTTCAGGACAAATGGTTGAGCCGCGTAACGCGCGACGATCCCGATGGCATTGCGGTCGTTGATGCGGCCCTCATGATCGAATCGGGCGGCTATCGGCGATTCGACCGAATAATTGTTGTGTGGTGTTTGCCTGAGATACAATTACAACGACTGGTGATGCGCGATGGGCTAAGCGAGGCGGACGCCAAGCGACGGATCGCCGCCCAGATGCCACAGGAAGAAAAGAAGCTCTTTGCCGACTATCTGATCGACACGTCAAAGGGCTTTGACGAGACCCGCCGACAGACGGTGGCCCTGGTGCGGCGGCTGCGCGACGCTAAAGAGGGAGAGAATGTTCGCCCCTGA
- a CDS encoding peptide ABC transporter substrate-binding protein, with protein MFAPENIRPILTRFAVLVAACLLAASCSEIQRPKPEQYYGAAAPAPAKQEFRWSNGKVPRSLDPARAAAAPETDLVRAVYEGLTELDGRTLDARPALAEKWTASDENRVWTFELRKNARWTNGKRVTAGDIAASWQRVLKLGEKAPQRELFQNIVGTNIGTGEVLRTTDFDAAQTPVPLPPVSSQPRTTTAVKPEPTPTPGKPAAVVKPVLFGAEAVDDTTLKVTLKLPDKDLPKLVASTAFRPVYGSGEHFETEAINNGIVTNGPFRVALVNKDGVTLERSDTYWNKEAVHLDGVRFVAKETAESALDAYRHGELDAVTNAELEPLALKLLAPYEDFRQVRHSAINLYEVNLKNAPFSDRRVREALAIAIDRGKLIDSELEGATEPANTLLPLGPDERNALIFDAERARSLLETAGFPNGVEFPAIRLVVNRNDMQQRVARTIAQMWKQHLNIETQIAVTETAAMTAARTEGRYDLIRRGVVLPTADELAGLTSILGSVERRKDPAPVTGPEQAGPASDASSISGPAAADNEIVADIPRSDGPVKLITATEAMYDLTVIPLYFPVSYALVKPYVHGFELNGLDAFSLADVSIDSDWKPDARNGH; from the coding sequence ATGTTCGCCCCTGAGAATATCCGACCCATTCTGACACGGTTCGCTGTCCTTGTTGCCGCCTGCCTGCTCGCGGCCTCCTGTTCCGAGATACAACGACCGAAACCCGAACAGTATTATGGTGCGGCTGCTCCGGCGCCTGCAAAGCAGGAGTTTCGCTGGAGTAATGGCAAGGTTCCGCGCAGTCTCGATCCGGCCCGAGCGGCAGCGGCACCGGAAACAGATCTCGTCCGTGCGGTTTACGAGGGGCTGACAGAACTTGACGGACGAACACTCGATGCCAGGCCGGCACTTGCTGAGAAATGGACGGCAAGTGACGAGAACCGCGTTTGGACCTTTGAACTTCGCAAGAATGCTCGCTGGACGAATGGAAAACGCGTGACGGCCGGCGACATCGCAGCGTCGTGGCAGAGAGTGCTCAAGCTGGGCGAGAAGGCACCTCAGAGAGAGCTTTTCCAGAACATTGTCGGCACCAATATCGGCACTGGTGAGGTATTGAGGACGACCGATTTTGATGCGGCCCAGACGCCTGTGCCCTTACCGCCAGTCAGTTCTCAGCCGCGCACGACGACGGCGGTAAAGCCGGAGCCGACTCCAACGCCGGGCAAGCCCGCAGCCGTCGTTAAGCCCGTCTTGTTCGGTGCAGAGGCTGTCGACGATACAACCCTCAAGGTTACTCTCAAGCTGCCGGACAAGGACTTGCCCAAGCTCGTGGCGAGTACCGCATTTCGGCCCGTCTACGGCAGCGGTGAGCATTTTGAGACCGAGGCGATCAATAACGGTATCGTCACTAACGGTCCGTTTCGGGTAGCTCTCGTGAATAAGGATGGCGTTACGCTTGAGAGATCGGACACGTACTGGAATAAAGAGGCTGTCCACCTTGATGGTGTTCGATTTGTGGCAAAAGAAACGGCGGAATCTGCTCTGGATGCCTATCGGCATGGTGAGCTCGATGCGGTGACCAATGCTGAGCTCGAGCCCCTTGCCCTGAAGCTGCTGGCGCCATACGAGGATTTTCGCCAGGTGCGGCACAGCGCGATCAACCTTTACGAGGTTAACCTCAAGAATGCGCCGTTTTCCGATCGGCGAGTGCGCGAGGCCCTCGCTATCGCAATAGACCGCGGAAAACTCATCGACAGCGAACTCGAGGGTGCCACCGAACCGGCCAACACACTGCTGCCGCTTGGCCCTGATGAGAGGAATGCGCTGATATTCGACGCGGAAAGGGCGCGCAGCCTGCTGGAAACCGCAGGCTTCCCCAACGGTGTGGAATTCCCGGCGATCCGACTTGTCGTTAACCGAAATGATATGCAGCAGCGTGTTGCCCGCACCATTGCCCAGATGTGGAAACAGCACCTGAACATAGAGACCCAGATAGCCGTAACGGAGACGGCGGCGATGACAGCCGCACGCACCGAGGGCCGATATGACCTGATCAGACGTGGCGTCGTGCTCCCGACGGCGGACGAACTTGCCGGCCTGACATCCATTTTAGGTTCGGTGGAACGCCGAAAGGATCCGGCGCCGGTCACAGGGCCGGAGCAGGCGGGGCCTGCCTCTGATGCGTCATCGATAAGCGGGCCGGCCGCTGCTGACAACGAGATCGTTGCGGATATTCCTCGATCTGATGGCCCTGTTAAATTGATCACCGCGACCGAGGCTATGTATGATCTGACAGTGATCCCGTTGTATTTTCCAGTCTCTTACGCGCTCGTCAAGCCCTATGTACACGGCTTTGAACTGAACGGCCTGGATGCATTTTCGCTCGCTGACGTCAGCATTGACAGCGATTGGAAACCGGATGCCCGAAATGGGCATTGA
- a CDS encoding diguanylate cyclase, protein MSEITNENELERLAVDNGVAIVVVDASGRQIISANDNSICRVLNPDGKLIGKCRDFCGTALEETLAVGGPVTYTCHAGLECAAIPPADPERPLVTIAGRAFVESDRYRRATMRAVDGDWSEYSPADLFENILLASSQEEIKETARQAAQLVERRIPNEQPRSVEASQRIESIVERFNREVGLRPGQTPPSSVTAPEPEKKRQKHPASAVIEAGEWRSFFGSLLKLDYSGGIDAVLSFLARRYGFSSMLWLDNRDGRLETISAYGEMLDRRVRLGIGSDDARLLAAIRDERPLELGERPKQGGPAARLMNLFPISVGDEILAAAAVLDPIADESIKKQIGRIFRTLAPHLEILRLRSDVAFRERLTAGERRFSASLRRLDAQNVWHELTRSAAEMLGAERASLLIFDPKADGLKLRSIIGAREQPDPNEEAGARVATVVFSLGEPVVVTDVERTSLGPVPERGYRTSSFLSYPIAVGGRLLGVMNFTDRATGQPFDEESVELFHAIAPQIGVAVDRALLQEMAGEFEQLSVTDPLTDMLNRRYIEERLTEEVKRSNRHGFPMSFMMLDVDDFKGYNDSFGHPAGDDALKLVAQVIRDTVRAADVAARFGGEEFSILLPQTNDEEAAAIAERIRYNVEHTEFPHRRVTLSIGIASCSAELCSSVDLVSAADKALYQAKEAGRNQVKIFRTSNGLQNGVREKTHG, encoded by the coding sequence TTGAGCGAGATCACCAACGAGAACGAACTCGAACGTCTTGCCGTGGATAACGGCGTGGCTATTGTCGTCGTGGACGCGAGCGGACGCCAGATCATCTCGGCCAATGACAATTCGATCTGCCGAGTTCTCAATCCCGATGGCAAGCTGATCGGCAAGTGTCGCGACTTTTGCGGAACGGCGCTTGAGGAGACGCTAGCCGTGGGCGGACCGGTCACCTACACCTGTCATGCCGGCCTTGAATGCGCCGCGATCCCGCCCGCGGATCCGGAACGGCCTCTTGTGACGATCGCCGGACGCGCGTTTGTCGAAAGTGACAGATATCGTCGCGCAACGATGCGAGCAGTCGACGGCGACTGGAGCGAATATTCGCCGGCGGACCTGTTCGAGAACATCCTGCTGGCCTCGTCACAAGAGGAGATCAAGGAAACGGCCCGTCAAGCGGCCCAATTGGTTGAGCGTCGGATACCGAACGAACAGCCCCGATCCGTGGAAGCATCACAACGCATCGAGAGCATCGTCGAGCGTTTCAATCGCGAGGTCGGGCTGCGCCCCGGGCAAACTCCGCCGAGCTCCGTGACGGCTCCCGAACCGGAGAAAAAACGGCAGAAACATCCCGCCTCGGCGGTGATTGAGGCCGGCGAGTGGCGTTCGTTCTTTGGCTCGCTCCTAAAATTGGATTATTCGGGTGGCATCGATGCTGTGCTGAGTTTCCTTGCTCGGCGATATGGCTTTTCGTCGATGCTCTGGCTTGACAACCGTGACGGCCGACTTGAAACGATATCTGCTTACGGCGAGATGCTCGACCGGCGCGTGCGGCTTGGCATCGGTTCCGATGATGCGCGACTACTTGCAGCGATACGCGACGAAAGACCGCTCGAACTCGGTGAGAGGCCAAAGCAGGGCGGCCCGGCGGCCCGCTTGATGAACCTATTTCCGATCTCCGTCGGTGACGAGATCCTGGCCGCGGCCGCGGTGCTCGATCCGATCGCAGATGAGAGCATCAAGAAGCAGATCGGGAGGATATTCCGCACGCTCGCTCCGCACCTGGAGATCCTTCGATTGCGGAGCGACGTAGCATTTCGCGAGCGGCTCACCGCAGGCGAACGCCGTTTCTCAGCGAGCCTGCGCCGTCTTGATGCGCAGAACGTATGGCACGAACTGACGAGGAGCGCAGCCGAGATGCTCGGCGCAGAGCGTGCATCTCTCCTCATCTTTGATCCAAAGGCTGATGGACTCAAACTCAGGTCGATCATCGGTGCGCGAGAGCAGCCGGACCCGAACGAAGAGGCCGGGGCCCGCGTTGCGACGGTTGTATTCTCGCTCGGCGAGCCCGTGGTCGTGACGGACGTTGAGCGGACCTCGCTCGGCCCAGTTCCTGAACGAGGTTATAGAACGTCGTCGTTCCTGAGCTATCCGATCGCCGTCGGCGGCCGGCTGCTCGGGGTAATGAATTTTACCGACAGGGCCACCGGCCAGCCTTTCGATGAGGAATCCGTCGAGTTGTTTCACGCGATCGCGCCGCAGATCGGCGTTGCTGTCGATAGGGCCCTGCTGCAGGAGATGGCAGGCGAGTTTGAACAGCTTTCGGTAACCGACCCTCTTACAGACATGCTCAACAGACGCTACATCGAGGAACGCCTTACTGAAGAGGTCAAGCGTTCGAACCGTCACGGTTTTCCGATGAGCTTTATGATGCTCGACGTCGATGATTTCAAGGGCTATAACGACTCGTTCGGCCATCCGGCCGGCGATGATGCCCTTAAGCTCGTCGCTCAGGTAATTCGCGATACGGTTAGGGCCGCCGATGTTGCCGCTCGTTTTGGTGGAGAAGAATTCTCGATCCTGTTGCCGCAGACGAACGACGAGGAGGCCGCTGCCATTGCGGAACGCATTCGTTACAATGTCGAACACACCGAGTTTCCGCATCGTCGCGTCACATTGAGCATAGGGATCGCAAGCTGCTCAGCGGAGCTTTGCTCGTCGGTCGATCTGGTGTCGGCAGCCGACAAGGCCCTCTATCAGGCGAAGGAAGCGGGGCGCAATCAAGTGAAGATATTTCGGACATCAAACGGCCTGCAGAACGGCGTGAGGGAGAAGACACACGGATGA